The Porites lutea chromosome 4, jaPorLute2.1, whole genome shotgun sequence genome contains a region encoding:
- the LOC140934735 gene encoding adenosine receptor A3-like produces the protein MASNSSASNTGEISSESKETALIIGIVNLFVGIIAVVGNSALCLTIYLDPFRRLRSTANYLVVNLAIADLLTGLITEPLYAAYEITSYIGKEAYTLYIIGESTAYVFVNASIWSILLLAWDRYVAVASPLLHAQKMDVKRILTMIILLWIYSIIFSLLRFMGVPEDIFYWVDLHVNYTFFGAILIGLYISIYYKIRNQLALSLQAQGFNSQTKRKPTHDEIEANAKSEKKMTKTVFLLLLVAILCMLPLYIMLHVELLCESCMEISMVKILSRLSEPLLFLNSGLNPFLYAWTIPKYRQAFKAILLRTRCGQRTNNENIEEGETSTSGKKPLNTYCIHKQKVFTSQETSLPNWKGSSKDITVQLLKLRINNCM, from the coding sequence ATGGCTTCAAACAGCAGTGCAAGTAACACTGGAGAAATTAGTTCGGAGAGCAAGGAAACTGCCTTGATAATCGGCATAGTGAATTTGTTCGTTGGAATAATTGCGGTTGTAGGAAATTCAGCCCTTTGTTTGACAATTTACCTAGATCCATTTCGACGCCTGAGGAGTACGGCAAATTATTTGGTGGTAAATTTGGCAATTGCGGACTTACTCACAGGCTTGATAACCGAGCCTTTATATGCAGCCTATGAAATAACCAGCTACATAGGAAAAGAGGCGTATACTTTGTACATTATAGGAGAATCGACTGCCTACGTTTTTGTAAACGCTTCTATTTGGTCTATTCTTTTGTTGGCTTGGGATAGGTACGTTGCCGTTGCTTCACCTTTATTACATGCGCAAAAAATGGATGTTAAGCGTATTTTGACAATGATAATTCTTCTTTGGATATACTCAATCATTTTTAGCTTGTTACGATTCATGGGAGTGCCAGAAGATATATTTTACTGGGTGGATTTGCACGTTAACTACACCTTTTTTGGGGCGATCTTAATTGGGCTGTATATTTCTATCTATTACAAAATTAGGAACCAGCTGGCTCTGTCATTACAGGCCCAAGGTTTCAACAGCCAGACTAAAAGAAAGCCCACGCACGATGAGATCGAAGCTAATGCCAaatcagaaaagaaaatgacgaaaactgtatttcttcttttgttggTCGCTATCCTTTGCATGCTTCCTCTTTACATTATGCTTCATGTAGAACTTCTCTGCGAGTCTTGCATGGAAATTTCGATGGTAAAAATCCTAAGCAGATTGTCTGAGCCGCTTTTGTTCCTGAATTCGGGATTAAACCCTTTTCTTTATGCATGGACTATTCCAAAATACCGCCAAGCGTTCAAAGCGATACTTCTTCGAACTCGGTGCGGCCAACGAACGAATAACGAAAACATAGAAGAAGGAGAAACCAGCACTAGCGGGAAAAAACCTTTGAATACATATTGTATTCATAAACAAAAGGTGTTCACAAGTCAAGAAACATCATTACCAAACTGGAAAGGGTCATCAAAGGACATCACAGTTCAGTTGCTAAAACTGAGAATCAACAACTGCATGTGA